In Myxocyprinus asiaticus isolate MX2 ecotype Aquarium Trade chromosome 27, UBuf_Myxa_2, whole genome shotgun sequence, the DNA window aacagcgccccagaccgttttggaggcatctgtcatgaccacgacgtgcctggagacctgctttaggggaacacctgcccatagaaatgagaggtcggtccaagggctgaagagacggtaacagactggcgtgatggccacgcgatgtgtcctgtggcgccatgcccatctcgggactcgagtttgaAGGCAGTGCTgaatggtctcatatgcatcaacccgagtggggtggccaccgatgaggatgccatatgccccaggagcctctgaaagagtttcagtggaaccactgttttctgtttgaacgccttcaaacaggtcagcatcgactgtgcacactcgttcatgaggcacgctgtcaatgagactgagtccaactccaaaccgaaaaaagagatgctcttttcccagttgacccgaagccctaatcggctgaggtgcaagagcaccaagtccctgtgtgcacacaacaatcgtcgagatagttgagaatgcgaatgcccacttcccttaacggggcaagagctgcctctgcgaccttcgtgaagatgcgaggggacaaggacaggccgaaagggaggaccttgtactgatacgcctgaccctcgaatgcaaactgcaggaagggtctgtgtcgagctAGAATGGAGacatgaaagtacacatccttcaggtctaccgccgcaaaccaatcttgatgccggacactcaccaaaatgcgtttttgcatcagcatcttgaaaaggagtctgtgtaaagcccggctcagtacttgcaggtccaagattggccgcaacccaccgcctttattcggtacaatgaagtaggggctgtaaaaccccttcttcatctcggccggagggacaggttctatcgcacccttccataggagggtggcgatctccgcgcgcaaggtagcagagttttcgtccttcaccaaggtgaagtggataccgctgaacctggacggacgcctggcgaactgaattgcatagccgagtcggacgttccggaccagccatcgcgatggactggaaagtgcaagccacgcatccaagttccgcgcgagggggaccaaagggacaacgtcgtcggatgtaccggcaggtggggcctcgcggcggggcggagctcgaggtgccacaccatgtcgtggccgtgttgAGTTCAGGGAGattgaagtacttacctggctccttgtgaccacccccggaacagcctgggacaggggaggaagaggcctgtcctcgtgacccgtggagactgtcacattgggggtggatttgtgccacagctgggtgctcaggggtggggagaccaccgctggagcgccaaacctgccaaatagtgtggtggacagtggtcgtgatgacggccatgcacaccggatacgtgacccagggaacaaggaaactgctcttgctgaactcttggatactgcagccacttgggcatgcagcacaattaaatgcaaaggtaactaaagattctcctcccggcccttgaccaggggatggagtggtctgcttaccagctccagcgCAGAGGGTTTCTTCGTccatgggtcgcccgtctcaggggtgcttcgaagcctatCGCGGGTTCTTGGAGGCCgggagacaggtggcgtctgcttcctgcggtgggctccatgcagGGACCGGGCCACAGCCCttagcgacgagcagacggggtgcgggatcttgagccacaccgggtcaggatgtgccggataacctccatctgctgcttcaccactgagaactgctgggcaaagtcctcggtgtcaccggactggccaacttgggaaatggtggcagcaaggaactgtgccttgtcgacctctcccatctcgaccaggttgagccaaaggtggcgctcctggaccaccaaggtggacattgcccacccgagagaccgcgccgtgaccttcgtcacccggagagcgaggtcggtcaccgagcgcagctcctgcatcaattccggggcggaactgccctcgtgcagttcctttagcaccttggcggacttgcaggagagccatggcgtgcagggtggaggcggcttgtccagtggcaccgtagggcttggccgtcagagacgacgtaaacctacaggccttggacagaactttgggcgcccgtgccaggtggtggcactctgcgggcataggtgcactgcgagcgcctttatccactgggtggattgccgaatagcccttggccgacccaccatcgagggtagtgagggtgggtaagctgaaagatcgggaccgggcagtaaaaagtgcctcccacgaccttgtcagctcttcatacacttccgggaagaaaggaatgggggtggggcgtggctttgagcagcgccgcgagcccaggaaccaatcatcgatccgcaagggttcaggggagagtggagggttcgactttagcccgacgctcacggctgcccaggaaagcatgttgtTATCTCCGTGTCAGCTTGTAACTGACTGACtgcacccaaagggaggagcccagctgaggcttccacgtctgactggacgagcccgctctccaatgctgcgctcgagagcacatcactttcgcgggctccgaataagaggtcgaactcgccatgagacgagccagctgactcatctggaagcccgatcggggcagacgagcgtgctggggaatgggaggttccgcggggggatacccggcggaggcggtcccagtggggtccccaaatcacccccagtgctagccgcgctggcctcatacccgtgggtagaaggaccgaggcgggtagcctctggggtggcttgctttctcatgaaggtaagccgtgaccgcatcgttgccatggacatgttctcgcaatgagtacatgacccatccacgaacgctgtctccgcgtgagcagtgcccagacacaaaagacagtgatcgtgaccgtcagaaggtgagagaagAATTCCAGCCACACTGCACTAAGTGTACTGTAAAGCACAGAGGTGGAAACATCAGTGTCTGGGGCTGTTTCTCTTACAGTGCTGTCAGTGAGTTTGTGTTCATTGGTGGAATCCTGAACTCTGAAGTGTACAGAGAAATTCTGGCCCTCCTAGAGCCCTTACCTAAACCCTATAGAGCACCTGTGGGATGCAATGGAGATTTCAGATCATtgatgttctagtgtggatgaactGGATGTTTTGGTGGCTGAAACCTGAAGGAAACTTTCACAACAGCTTTTACAGAAACATGTTGATTCTAAGCCCAGACATTGTCAAAAAGTTCTGCGAATTAAAGGATAGCAAACTAAACACTAAAACACCTGAACTTTTAAtctgcagtgaagccattatcaagtgtccaaaaatatatacagtattttttcttaattttaaaccatttatctgttgtttaataattttaaatataacatgcttctttttgttaattgttttgcttgaaaagtgtgcttatgtTATCTTTCTTTCCAATAAATGCAAATTGATTTGATGATTTGTTCTCAAATGCAAaggaattcatgcatttttaagttcagctaaagtgtccaaatgctttttggggccactatatatatacatatacatatatatatatatatatatatatatatatatatatatatatatatatatgtatacatatagaCTTGATGTTATAGATAAGTGTTTTTGGCCCTTTTACAAGATGAGATGTGCAGAGacaatttaatttttacacatttacagtgTTTCAGAAAAGGAAAGTAATCTATGCCTGTTCTTTAATGTTGTCTGTTTGATATTCCAGTCCTTATCACTCTTTCTTCTTCTGCCAGGAGTTGTGTTCACTGATAATAGTGACATAATTTCCTCTTACATGAGCGATCTTGTCCTAGGACTTCCTGTGTGAGGGCCTGTGGCTCCCCTGAGAAGATGTAacttcctttgtttgagtgtgtgtgtttttcatgttaacCTACAGTACGTTATGGAGAAAAAGAAGTCTACATTGTtttagggtgtttcttcaactttgggcactttcatgtcctatgtgttcatttttattaaaacttacaGATTTTAAGTTTTGTCTTTTTGCTATATGAAGGTAACATTCATTCTGACTTGgaaacattttacaatgtattcatCACTGATTACTTAAAAAAATGCCTTTCATGTacacattttactgttttagccttatcCCAGACTCAGAATTTCAATATTGAACTAAGAAAATCCAtcgtaaaaatataaattctaacatttttaaaactatgataattaaaacaaagagtgaaataagcataaaccatttcaatgttAATTGggtaaaacaaaattatttctatcattttttcaaaaattagGATTGTCCCACTGTTGTGGAgaaatttccaccacaccaaacaattttgccctgataaacttttttcaaaagttagtgtaaccaataaataaataaataaataaataaataaataaataaataaataaataaaaaacatgcttgagattaaatatgagataAGTGATGTTTgatgaaaacaaaagaaaacaaaacaaaataaaaaaagtcaggcTAAATGTctcttgtgagcagaatatttttattgggcatcatttccatTCAAGCTGAAATTTGACTAATTATGCAAAACGTGTGAAAATATTGTAGCCGATGGGTTGTAAATAAacacacaggatacaaaaatatatttttggggttttattctgatggctgtttcaaaaaaaaaaaacagcagtcgatgtattgtatttaaaaataaaacaacaacaaaaaaacaaccaaacatgaaatacaaaaatgaaatatggttcaacgaaATATGGTAAAGGTAATTTCTCATATGTGCagaaaactccacacatgcaatccaaatgcaccccaaagaattatcaactgattaacaaaaccgggagctctcctaCACAATGCATGCTCTCTCGTCTCCAACACGAGACATCTATGCTAAAGACAActggtaatgtaattacattattgtAGCAGAAGTTTGTATTTGGGTCAAAAGGAGGAAATGGGACACAgggattccaactcaggaatgtcactttttattaacagaaaataaacacgTTCGCTTAAAGCGCAATGGTGAAGCTTCAattcatacacacaaacagcttctcagCCGGGCTGTCTCCTTTTGGTGGACTGGgctgtcttttatctcccccaactctcattagtcacaattcatctgaGGTGGATGTCTTAACACTCTccctctccccagacgggcgcttgaccacgccctcacctccacatacccctaCCGCCCGAATCAAGCCAGGAGAACCTTCCAGACTGCCCTCTCCACCCCTTTTCTGGAGAGGACTTccgtgacagccatctgtgcccccagtctgtggaccacttCGAaattaaatggctggagtgccagataccaacgggtgatctgggcATTgacatccttcatgcggtggagccattggagcgggtgtggtccgaacagagggtgaatgctcgtcccaacaaatagtagcggagagtgaggactgcccacttgatggccagactctccttctctatggtgctcctccccctccaccacttgggacagaacagcacccaaccccctgtccgatgcatccgtctgtaaaacaaaagggagagaaaaatcagcagccatatcaccctgtagctcaagactggttgcctactgaagctaagcagggctgagcctggtcagtacctggatgggagacctcctgggaaaactaaggttgctgttgGAAGAGGTATCAgagagtccagcagggggtgctcaccctgcagactgtgtaggtcctaatgccccagtatagtgatggggacactatactgaaaaaagcacagtacttcagatgagatgttaaactgagattctgactctctgtggtcaataAAAGTCCCAGGACAtgtcttgaaaagagtaggggtgtacccccagtgtcctggccaaattccccccattggcccttatcaatgatggcttcctaataatccccatccattaattggctctatctctctcctctccaccaatagcttgtgtgtactggtgcactatggctgctgttgcatcatccaggtggatgctgcacactggtggtggttgaggagagttcactgtgtaaagcactttgagtgtagtgtcagaaaagcgctatataaatgtaacattcattcaaatcaggggaatgcagaagcggcccaccacaaagtgtggcttttacctgcgtgaaagcttgttggcatggctctgtctactggactggactggactggactgggaCTGGGactgggtctggggctccctttttagtgagatcagtcagtgggctggtgatgtcggaaaaattaggcacaaacgTTTGATAGTAGCTGGcaagccccagaaactgtctcatctcctttttggtcttgggcaggTCATGATCACTGTGGTTTTATCAAGCTGGGGTCACACCTGactgtgacccaagtggaaccccagataccgtacctccacaagcccaattgcacacttcttcgggtttgctgtgagccctgcTCATCGCAGCGACCttagaaccgccctcagatgctgcatatgccattgccaataattactgtaaataatgatatcatccaaataagcagcggcatacacagagtgtggtctgaggactcggtccaaaagatgctgaaatgtagccggggccccaaacaaaccaaatggaggggtcacgaattggtgtaatccaaacagtgtggagtaggccgttttctcacgggacatcggcgttaaggggatctgccaatatccctttgtcaaatccagtgtctcaCCTCCAggccaagctcctccctctccggaactaccattgcAAAGGAtacagggaccgcctctctccatgggtttagtaggttgaggtggtaaatttgatgagcCCCACCTCTATCCGAACAcactacctcataatcgacttccccaactcgccgtgtgaccacAAAGGTCCCTTGCCAATTTGTgagtaattttgagctcgatgtgggcagtaatacaagtactttatgttgggcctcatgtattcagatagaagacaaaggcaggcctaacacagtcgtaaaaacctaactcatgcccccacattccaagtcgtaaattatactgataaaaatcgcaccaaaatcaaacaaagagagtccaaaacagactacaaatcccatgaaaccttgctcactaaaggatcgaactctcaactcctattggatgaggcacacaacagaacatccctcaaacatgacatcatcaggagttgaaatacctctgaaatgcttccaggatttgcttccagcaactttgtatgcagtgtgtagacacagctcatcgctgctctcaggtgcaacctcgtggcacaaggaagtaacgtccgacttgaaactgtggccatacaatctccatctcgctggacaagttgagattactctgtgttcaaccgaacactctaacggatccgaaggagaccgctgagcaatccacatcttcatccgtttgcctgcagaagtgaagagattaaagatttctcttccatcttcaatcaagtcaacatttctgagttctccgccagcccgccgagaatcaacagcagTGCCCGcggacagagcgaggaaacagcctcccgtcatcacccgtgcctcaaggaaccgggtcggagttaaaggacagaggaaaacacattctacctgtgtcctcatgcgattcaagtaagaggtttacgtttgggcagagatagaatattatagtgtgttattcttgtgtttcaaggtttttgcttgtacagctTACGGACCgccattattaatactcagggtattaattatcacaaatttgttttgttgtagtGTGGTctaaccaaattggactgttgtgcattttcgccatcgcgggtgaaaccggcaaactgagttatccattaaagagtcaaagaacgcgggacttttacgagccgtccaccgcgtctctgagtgataaactaacagctgctttctctcccactatcgcgaaatcggctttagggccgtcacttaattctctctctctctctctctcgtactaaccatacacacacacacacacacacacacacacacacacacacacacaccttatgtgttatacgattatttttatttccatatctaatcatatcactgtttagtttgtagttgtaagtcggaagtttatcgactgcattgtattcattattaattgatattactgcataaaaaaactttgtttatattacaaagagaagtttgttttgcatacgcctgtgtcatgctgacgggatgtcagtgctcggattcaaaccttcattcattgtttttttcccgaaaatcgatattcttcggatgtcgattttcctaagaaaacaatctaatattgagactgttttactatctggttattagtccctgattccagggtggtgccccgtcaatgttaatccttattaatattctactgatttttgataattgataattatctttgatgattgttgaatttgaatgatcaataagctagtgttaattttaattaatgtttcatcgatgttaacaattaacgattatctttgataattgttgatttaaaggattaaaaaaaagctaacattgattctcatcaatgttctattgattttaataattaataattatatttgataattatgaattattgctaataaccaaacttgctcctaaacatagcacactacatttactggagccccatatgaggttttaatgagttagattcaattaattaatttaaatattaattaataactaaagaaataattattaattatttctgatagtaacactgatctaaacaaccagtaaagccctacatttatttcctggtgcaaattcccatagccgagctcccTTGTTATACAGCCgggtattgaatttcatttttgctttgtaaaggtccctcctcccaattttccttcatgacgtctaagACACCACGGGGCTTACGCTCATATAACAATTTGAACTGATAaaacctgtggaggcttgcgggacctctcgcactgcaaataacaggtgttcaagccacttatcccaattctgagcatctttgtgcacaaacttacgaatcatattttttaaggtcttatttaattgttcgaccaagccgtccatttgtgaATGGTACACGCTTATTTGAatagatt includes these proteins:
- the LOC127417553 gene encoding uncharacterized protein LOC127417553, translated to MVRIHIHHESATTREYIKILANPDLPIHQDLATALHPRLKSRKPFWIQAVTLIAEEKKLLFTVQVVNLSPEDIWSQARTRHGTLSCVKSVKSSEMCETDASDRGLGAVLSQVVEGEEHHREGESGHQVGSPHSPLLFVGTSIHPLFGPHPLQWLHRMKDVNAQITRWYLALQPFNFEVVHRLGAQMAVTEVLSRKGVERAVWKVLLA